The Deinococcus aquiradiocola genome includes a window with the following:
- a CDS encoding ATP-dependent Clp protease ATP-binding subunit — protein sequence MNRYDDRARLVFHYAREEGNRLGHAMVGPEHLLLGLMREGGTAASLLGEFGASLDGLRRRVEEIIGRGEGNRLNDAPSITPRARRVMELASHEARTLGAQVTSTEHILLGIIREGDGVAFRILQELTKDVDTIRWRVLAQADGQKAPKPVATPFLDEYGRDLTKQAKEGKLDPVVGRSEEIRRVTQILTRRTKNNPVLIGDPGVGKTAIVEGLALAIHENRVPPNLAGVRLISLDLSGVVAGTKYRGEFEERLRQIIEELRQAKVVAFIDELHTLVGAGGAEGTLDAANILKPALSRGEIQVIGATTTGEYHRYIEKDAALERRFQPVIVLEPSPADTLEILKGLRSRYEEHHGIQIPDAALELAVRIGERSLPGRNFPDKAIDLIDEAASRVRLNMSLGLPIAENADGEPYVTREDIESVINSMGGIYSEDTASQLGNLEEQLDAQVYGQPDAIKALSSALRRARVGLGGRTRVAASFLFVGPSGVGKTHLAKALATTLFGSERSLIRVDMSEFQEAHSVSKLIGSPPGYVGYEQGGRLTEAVRRQPFSVILLDEIEKAHPDIYNTFLQVLDDGRLTDGLGRTVDFRRTIIIMTSNTGFNVNPTAGFSPVTADSNTPLRHIFTPEFLDRLDEVIRFRPLGEEELVRVAGQLLEEMQEELHSRELNVTFDPGIAAWLVGKLKARSPKHATGSSRQLRTLVRDEIEDPLALELIGNDDGEQVRVRLTDSGLSFERGANAPQQILA from the coding sequence ATGAACAGATACGACGACCGCGCACGACTCGTTTTCCACTACGCCCGCGAAGAGGGCAACCGTCTGGGCCACGCGATGGTCGGCCCGGAACACCTTCTGCTCGGCCTGATGCGCGAGGGCGGCACCGCCGCCAGCCTGCTCGGCGAGTTCGGCGCCTCGCTCGACGGTCTGCGCCGCCGCGTCGAGGAGATCATCGGACGCGGTGAAGGCAACCGCCTGAACGACGCGCCCAGCATCACGCCCCGCGCGCGCCGCGTGATGGAACTCGCCAGCCACGAGGCCCGCACGCTCGGCGCGCAGGTCACCAGCACCGAACACATCCTGCTCGGCATCATCCGCGAGGGAGACGGCGTCGCCTTCCGTATCCTGCAGGAACTCACCAAGGACGTCGACACCATCCGCTGGCGCGTCCTCGCGCAGGCGGACGGCCAGAAGGCCCCGAAGCCCGTCGCGACGCCCTTCCTCGACGAGTACGGCCGCGACCTCACCAAGCAGGCCAAGGAAGGCAAGCTCGACCCGGTCGTGGGCCGCAGCGAGGAGATCCGGCGCGTCACGCAGATCCTCACGCGCCGCACCAAGAACAACCCCGTGCTGATCGGCGACCCCGGCGTCGGCAAGACGGCCATCGTGGAGGGCCTCGCGCTCGCCATTCACGAGAACCGCGTCCCGCCGAACCTGGCGGGCGTGCGCCTCATCTCGCTCGACCTGTCGGGCGTGGTGGCGGGCACCAAGTACCGCGGCGAGTTCGAGGAGCGCCTCCGGCAGATCATCGAGGAACTCCGTCAGGCGAAGGTCGTGGCGTTCATCGACGAGTTGCACACCCTGGTCGGCGCGGGCGGCGCGGAAGGCACGCTGGACGCCGCGAACATCCTGAAGCCCGCCCTGTCGCGCGGCGAGATCCAGGTGATCGGCGCGACCACCACCGGCGAGTACCACCGGTACATCGAGAAGGACGCGGCGCTGGAGCGGCGCTTCCAGCCGGTCATCGTGCTGGAACCCAGCCCCGCCGACACCCTGGAGATCCTGAAAGGCCTGAGAAGCCGCTACGAGGAGCACCACGGCATCCAGATCCCGGACGCGGCCCTGGAGCTCGCCGTGCGGATCGGGGAGCGCAGCCTGCCGGGCCGGAACTTCCCGGACAAGGCCATCGACCTGATCGACGAGGCCGCGAGCCGCGTGCGGCTCAACATGAGCCTCGGCCTGCCCATCGCGGAGAACGCGGACGGTGAACCGTACGTGACGCGCGAGGACATCGAGAGCGTCATCAACAGCATGGGCGGCATCTACAGCGAGGACACGGCCTCGCAGCTCGGGAACCTCGAAGAGCAGCTGGACGCGCAGGTGTACGGCCAGCCGGACGCCATCAAGGCACTCAGCAGCGCCCTGCGGCGCGCCCGCGTGGGCCTGGGCGGACGCACGCGCGTCGCCGCGAGCTTCCTGTTCGTCGGCCCGAGCGGCGTCGGCAAGACGCACCTCGCCAAGGCGCTCGCCACCACCCTGTTCGGCAGCGAACGCAGCCTCATCCGCGTGGACATGAGCGAGTTCCAGGAGGCGCACAGCGTCAGCAAACTGATCGGCTCTCCTCCCGGTTACGTGGGGTACGAGCAGGGCGGCCGCCTCACGGAGGCGGTGCGGCGCCAGCCGTTCAGCGTGATCCTGCTCGACGAGATCGAGAAGGCCCACCCGGACATCTACAACACCTTCCTGCAGGTGCTGGACGACGGCCGCCTCACGGACGGCCTGGGCCGCACCGTGGACTTCCGGCGCACCATCATCATCATGACGAGCAACACCGGCTTCAACGTCAACCCGACCGCCGGGTTCTCGCCCGTCACCGCCGACAGCAACACGCCGCTGCGGCACATCTTCACGCCGGAATTCCTGGACCGCCTGGACGAAGTGATCCGCTTCCGTCCGCTGGGCGAGGAGGAACTGGTGCGCGTGGCCGGTCAGCTGCTCGAGGAGATGCAGGAGGAACTGCACAGCCGCGAGCTGAACGTCACCTTCGATCCCGGCATCGCCGCGTGGCTGGTCGGGAAGCTCAAGGCGCGCAGCCCGAAGCACGCGACGGGCAGCAGCCGTCAGCTGCGGACGCTGGTGCGCGACGAGATCGAGGACCCGCTGGCGCTGGAGCTGATCGGCAACGACGACGGCGAGCAGGTCCGCGTGCGCCTCACGGACAGCGGCCTGAGCTTCGAGCGCGGTGCGAACGCCCCGCAGCAGATCCTGGCCTGA
- a CDS encoding GGDEF domain-containing protein: MTSLPFDPATPLPASSSSLRVRAVAIPRLPRVPAGTWRATLLTGSVLGMLLFTLALERWTPALSVPVRLGLHGGLLGLTVVLWRVLSGPVALHTRDTAPARHDDLTGLPDRRTLNARLSALLQSRELEAPQGRGPGRRTCSVLRVDIDHFRGVQDTYGTGVGDDVVRAVAQTLRDELRGEDLIGRWTGDSFLVVLPATAFEGALVAAERLRRAVALRTFPQVGSVTLSIGVATPQPGESPERVIGRADAGLDCARRTGRNRVAFRE; this comes from the coding sequence GTGACCAGCCTCCCCTTCGATCCTGCCACTCCGCTTCCAGCGTCCTCGTCTTCCCTGCGTGTCCGCGCCGTCGCCATACCTCGCCTGCCGCGCGTTCCGGCGGGCACGTGGCGCGCGACGTTGCTGACGGGGTCGGTGCTGGGGATGCTGCTGTTCACGCTGGCGCTGGAACGCTGGACGCCCGCCCTGAGCGTGCCGGTGCGGCTGGGCCTGCACGGGGGGCTGCTGGGCCTGACGGTGGTGCTGTGGCGGGTGCTGTCCGGCCCGGTCGCGCTGCACACCCGCGATACGGCGCCCGCCCGGCACGACGACCTGACGGGCCTGCCGGACCGGCGCACGCTGAACGCCCGCCTGTCGGCGCTGCTGCAGTCGCGCGAGCTGGAGGCGCCGCAGGGGCGCGGGCCGGGCCGCCGCACCTGCAGCGTGCTGCGCGTGGACATCGATCACTTCAGGGGCGTGCAGGACACGTACGGGACAGGCGTGGGGGACGACGTGGTGCGGGCCGTGGCGCAGACGCTGCGGGACGAGCTGCGCGGCGAGGACCTGATCGGCCGCTGGACGGGGGACTCGTTCCTGGTGGTGCTGCCCGCGACGGCCTTCGAGGGCGCGCTGGTGGCGGCGGAGCGGCTGCGGCGCGCGGTGGCGCTGCGGACCTTCCCGCAGGTGGGCAGCGTGACCCTGAGCATCGGCGTGGCGACCCCGCAGCCGGGCGAGTCGCCGGAGCGTGTGATCGGGCGGGCGGACGCGGGCCTGGACTGCGCGCGCCGCACCGGCCGCAACCGCGTGGCGTTCCGCGAGTAG
- the def gene encoding peptide deformylase: MSETSTHPIYPIRLYGDPVLRRKARAIQSVQAPVSIPGFAPQTLRQVSDQMMETMFEARGVGLAAPQIGLGLRMFVAAEYEDDEEEGSDAPLRSRVLRTYTMINPVLKPIDKRKDDSYQEGCLSIPGIYEEGVKRARAVRVDYTDLDGQTQTIEAEDYLARIFQHENDHLDGVFFLDRLPPEVTEEYRKDLLAMQRQSREYLRTLELNERQGRA, encoded by the coding sequence GTGTCCGAGACCTCCACTCACCCCATCTACCCGATCCGGCTGTACGGCGACCCCGTCCTGCGCCGCAAGGCCCGCGCCATCCAGAGCGTGCAGGCACCCGTCAGCATCCCCGGCTTCGCGCCGCAGACGCTCCGGCAGGTGTCCGACCAGATGATGGAAACCATGTTCGAGGCGCGCGGCGTGGGCCTCGCCGCCCCGCAGATCGGGCTGGGCCTGCGCATGTTCGTCGCCGCCGAATACGAGGACGACGAGGAAGAAGGCAGCGACGCGCCCCTCAGGAGCCGCGTGCTGCGCACCTACACCATGATCAACCCCGTCCTGAAACCCATCGACAAGCGCAAGGACGACAGCTACCAGGAAGGCTGCCTCAGCATTCCCGGCATCTACGAGGAAGGCGTGAAGCGCGCCCGTGCCGTCCGCGTCGACTACACCGACCTCGACGGGCAGACGCAGACCATCGAGGCCGAAGACTACCTCGCGCGGATCTTCCAGCACGAGAACGACCACCTGGACGGCGTGTTCTTCCTGGACCGCCTGCCGCCCGAAGTGACCGAGGAGTACCGCAAGGACCTGCTCGCCATGCAGCGCCAGTCGCGCGAGTACCTGCGGACCCTCGAACTGAACGAACGTCAGGGCCGGGCGTGA